In Anaerolineales bacterium, the following proteins share a genomic window:
- the cas6e gene encoding type I-E CRISPR-associated protein Cas6/Cse3/CasE — protein sequence MYLSRLILNPRSRQARNELADPYELHRTICRAFPAANYKDNESSGILFRVDLHPRTHIPTLLVQSRQKPNWEFLSTEKKDYLLGENDLPLDVENPAFRELNLQLREGQTLAFRLRANPTVKKDREGKKQGRRVGLIHEADQQKWIKRKLESAGAALISVNIINERFTHGKLFIEKEKTKRLSLLSVQFNGVLQVKNPEELASGIFAGFGSAKGLGFGLLSLARVPSG from the coding sequence ATGTACCTCTCCCGACTCATCCTCAACCCGCGTTCGCGGCAGGCACGGAACGAACTGGCAGACCCGTATGAGCTTCACCGCACGATCTGCAGGGCGTTCCCTGCCGCGAACTACAAGGATAACGAATCAAGCGGAATTCTCTTCCGCGTGGACCTTCATCCGCGCACGCACATCCCTACCTTGTTGGTGCAATCGCGTCAGAAGCCGAATTGGGAGTTTCTCTCTACCGAGAAGAAAGATTACCTGCTTGGAGAAAACGACCTCCCGCTGGACGTGGAGAACCCCGCCTTTCGAGAGTTGAACCTTCAACTCCGCGAAGGGCAGACGCTGGCGTTTCGTCTGCGCGCCAACCCAACGGTCAAGAAAGATCGGGAAGGGAAAAAACAAGGGCGACGGGTCGGCTTGATCCACGAAGCAGATCAGCAAAAGTGGATTAAGCGAAAGCTCGAATCCGCTGGCGCGGCGTTGATCTCGGTCAATATCATCAATGAGCGCTTCACTCACGGCAAGTTATTCATCGAAAAAGAGAAGACCAAGCGATTGAGTCTCCTCTCTGTGCAATTCAACGGCGTCTTGCAAGTGAAAAACCCTGAAGAGCTTGCAAGCGGTATTTTTGCGGGCTTTGGCAGCGCCAAGGGGCTTGGCTTCGGTCTGCTTTCGTTGGCTCGCGTTCCGTCGGGCTAA
- the cas1e gene encoding type I-E CRISPR-associated endonuclease Cas1e: MQELYGLPKLRDSLSYLYVEHAVIEQAGHAIELWKKDGRTLVPAASLCVLMLGPGTKITHAAVKTLADNGCSMLWTGEEMTKFYAQGMGETRKAYHLLKQAELACDPVKHRRVCIRMYQKRFDEPLDPELTLPQIRGFEGVRVRRAYKKASEAFGVPWHGRAYDRFSWGNSDPINRALSAANATLNSLCHAAIVSGGYSPAIGFVHNGKQLSFVYDVADLYKADLTIPIAFAIVAESKENVERRARMACREKFREVKLLERILPDIDEILEVPPEPLDESKDVDSDPALPTDLWVDLLEESDSPL; encoded by the coding sequence ATGCAAGAGTTGTATGGATTACCCAAACTGCGTGACAGCCTTTCGTATCTCTACGTTGAGCACGCAGTGATCGAACAGGCTGGGCATGCAATCGAACTATGGAAAAAAGACGGGCGCACGCTCGTCCCGGCTGCGTCGCTGTGCGTGCTGATGCTGGGTCCCGGCACCAAGATCACCCATGCCGCCGTCAAAACGCTGGCGGACAACGGGTGCAGTATGCTATGGACGGGCGAGGAGATGACCAAATTCTACGCTCAGGGCATGGGTGAAACCCGCAAGGCATACCACCTGCTCAAACAGGCTGAACTCGCTTGCGACCCCGTCAAACATAGGCGCGTGTGCATCCGTATGTATCAAAAACGATTCGACGAACCGCTCGACCCCGAACTCACCCTTCCGCAGATCCGTGGGTTCGAGGGAGTACGCGTCCGCCGTGCGTATAAAAAAGCCAGCGAGGCTTTTGGCGTTCCCTGGCATGGACGAGCATACGATCGTTTCAGCTGGGGTAACAGTGACCCAATCAATCGCGCGCTTTCTGCGGCGAACGCCACACTCAACTCGCTTTGCCACGCGGCAATCGTCTCCGGCGGATACTCGCCTGCCATTGGCTTTGTCCACAATGGTAAACAACTCTCATTTGTGTACGATGTCGCAGACCTGTATAAAGCCGATCTCACCATCCCGATTGCGTTTGCCATCGTAGCAGAGAGTAAAGAAAACGTGGAACGCCGCGCCCGCATGGCATGCCGTGAGAAGTTCCGCGAGGTTAAACTGCTCGAGCGGATACTGCCTGACATTGACGAGATTCTCGAGGTCCCGCCTGAACCGCTGGACGAATCAAAAGATGTGGATTCAGACCCGGCGCTTCCTACCGACCTTTGGGTTGATCTGCTCGAAGAAAGCGACTCGCCGTTATGA
- the cas2e gene encoding type I-E CRISPR-associated endoribonuclease Cas2e produces the protein MMTIILENVPKRLRGELTRWLLEPYPNIFIGHVSARVRDYLWEKCKKECKNGGVIQAWSTNTEQHFALRMEGNTKRSIVNMEGLQLVFIPENTVPTHYTNRNKKS, from the coding sequence ATGATGACGATCATCCTCGAAAACGTCCCCAAGCGCCTGCGCGGCGAGTTGACCCGTTGGCTGCTGGAGCCATATCCCAACATCTTCATTGGTCATGTTTCTGCTCGTGTACGCGATTATCTTTGGGAAAAATGTAAAAAGGAGTGCAAGAACGGCGGCGTAATTCAAGCTTGGAGCACAAATACCGAACAGCATTTTGCCCTCCGGATGGAGGGGAACACGAAACGCTCTATCGTGAACATGGAAGGTCTGCAATTGGTTTTCATTCCCGAAAATACCGTCCCAACCCATTACACCAATCGAAACAAGAAAAGTTAA